From a region of the Acomys russatus chromosome 4, mAcoRus1.1, whole genome shotgun sequence genome:
- the Bmp2 gene encoding bone morphogenetic protein 2 — protein MVAGTRCLLVLLLPQALLGGAAGLIPELGRKKFAAGASGRPLSRPSDDVLSEFELRLLSMFGLKQRPTPSKDAVVPPYMLDLYRRHSGQPGAPAPDHRLERAASRANTVRSFHHEEAIEELPEMSGKTARLFFFNLSSVPADEFLTSAELQIFREQMQEALGNNSFQHRINIYEIIKPAAANLKFPVTRLLDTRLVNQNTSQWESFDVTPAVMRWTAQGHTNHGFVVEVAHLEDKPGVSKRHVRISRSLHQDEHSWSQIRPLLVTFGHDGKGHPLHKREKRQAKHKQRKRLKSSCKRHPLYVDFSDVGWNDWIVAPPGYQAFYCHGECPFPLADHLNSTNHAIVQTLVNSVNSKIPKACCVPTELSAISMLYLDENEKVVLKNYQDMVVEGCGCR, from the exons ATGGTGGCCGGGACCCGCTGTCTTCTAGTGTTGCTGCTTCCCCAGGCCCTCCTGGGCGGCGCGGCCGGCCTCATACCGGAGCTGGGCCGCAAGAAGTTCGCCGCCGGGGCATCCGGCCGCCCCTTGTCCCGGCCTTCGGACGACGTCCTCAGCGAGTTTGAGTTGAGGCTGCTCAGCATGTTTGGTCTGAAGCAGAGACCCACCCCCAGCAAGGACGCCGTGGTGCCCCCCTATATGCTGGATTTGTACCGCCGGCACTCGGGCCAGCCAGGAGCGCCCGCCCCGGACCACCGGTTGGAGAGGGCAGCCAGCCGCGCCAACACGGTGCGCAGCTTCCACCACGAAG AAGCCATTGAGGAACTACCAGAAATGAGTGGGAAAACGGCCCGCCTCTTCTTCTTCAATTTAAGTTCTGTCCCCGCTGACGAGTTTCTCACATCTGCAGAACTGCAGATTTTTCGGGAACAGATGCAGGAAGCTTTGGGAAACAACAGTTTCCAGCACCGAATTAATATTTATGAGATTATAAAGCCTGCAGCCGCCAACTTGAAGTTTCCTGTGACTAGACTGTTGGACACCAGGTTAGTGAATCAGAACACGAGTCAGTGGGAGAGCTTTGACGTCACCCCGGCTGTGATGCGGTGGACTGCCCAGGGGCACACCAACCATGGTTTTGTGGTGGAAGTGGCTCATTTAGAGGACAAGCCAGGCGTCTCCAAGAGACACGTGAGGATTAGCAGGTCTTTGCACCAAGATGAACACAGCTGGTCACAGATAAGGCCGTTGCTAGTGACTTTCGGCCACGATGGCAAGGGACATCCactccacaaaagagaaaaacgCCAAGCCAAACACAAACAGCGGAAGCGCCTCAAGTCCAGCTGTAAGAGGCACCCTTTGTATGTGGACTTCAGCGATGTGGGGTGGAATGACTGGATCGTGGCCCCTCCAGGCTATCAAGCCTTCTACTGCCACGGGGAATGTCCTTTTCCCCTGGCGGACCACCTGAACTCCACGAACCACGCCATCGTACAGACGCTGGTGAACTCTGTGAATTCCAAAATCCCGAAGGCGTGCTGTGTCCCCACTGAACTCAGCGCAATCTCCATGCTGTATctagatgaaaatgaaaaggttGTGCTGAAAAACTATCAGGACATGGTTGTGGAGGGTTGTGGGTGTCGTTAG